CCGCTGTACAGCAGCCCGTTTTCTTCGACGAGAATGGGACTCGTCTTCATGATACAAGAAATAGTGGCTATCTAGGAATGGTTCTCCCTGAAAAATATGGGGAGCAATTCAAACATAGAAGTACAGCAGAAAAATATAGGTGTATATCTCTTTAAGGGTGTAACTTAATAATGATCTGAATTCttcgaatatttattttacatgtTAATGCCTAATGCATTTGTGGAGCTAAGTAAtggaaaataagaagtaaaGCTTTCTTATTACAATGGGCTCCTTAAGAAGAGTTGAAACAGAAGAGCCGCGTACTCAGCGTATGTGTAACTATTTAAGGAACCTGCGTTGTACGAGTAAGACTCTGTTCATTACGTACAGGAACAATAAATGATGATATCTGTCACTtcagacgttttttttctgtaactaCTGGCGTCCCATATCACAAAATCCTTGGTATAACCTTGGGGAAGACACTTGACATCACGAGGATTAAGAATTCCCGCTTCTGTACCATAACAGAACGAGTTTAACTCAACGCCTAGTGAAAAACACGTTCGTAGTTTCACTTTCACACCGCACATGAGAGAGCGGGCGAGGTCAAACGAAGGTGGGATAAAACTGTGTAAAAACTAGAAAGAGAAACCCCTACCCGCACTCGCATTCCATGCTCAGATGCAAGCTTCCGTGCCAATTGATCGTCCCTTTTTGCTAACCGAATCACTGTGTGGGTCGGTTCCGGACAACTATCCTCATCGTCACataactgaataaaaaaaaattggatgagGAATGTCAAGTACGAAGAATGAATAACTCACCGAATCATGTTCAACAGAGTATATACAGGATATAGAAAATAATACGAGTAGACCCGTTCTCATTCTTCTGACTAGAAAATAGCAAGACAATAGTGTCTATTAGAAATATTGGGTGAACAGTGTTTAAGTAGAAGTATTAGAGTTAACACATCGTCGAAAGCGAGTGATTAGTCGAACGAGTAGACAGAAATCGACCTGAAGTGAAAACACATTACACTAAGCAGTAGCGCCAAGCAATCATGTAGAACTAAATATGGCGAGAAATGAACGAATGTGAAATACGGAACGAAATAACATTGACCGAACCTCACAAATCGAGTGAAAGGAATGGAACTAACACAACTAACTGCTTGAGCTGATTACCGTGAAGAAACCACGAAACCTACGAACAGTAgtcaacaaataaagaaaggaTGTTCGGAAACTACAGAATGCGAAACCGTCCGCTGCAAGCCCGCAAAAGTACGTCGCGTGGAAACACATACACTACAACTCAGTGGGGAGTGTAGAGTtgatggaagttttttttttcggattgaTGGTTGATAGAGAGTCGCTGCCTACGTTCATCTGTTTTCTTATTGCTGCTGACTGTTTGTATCGCAACAGGCAACAATGCTCTTCACCGTTCCACCTTAGGGTTTTTAAACTATTACAACTCAAACGTCCCGAGAATTGTTTTGCAGAAAAGTCACACCACTAGGATTTCCTGCGCTCTGTTCAATCGCAGCGCAGGCGTCTGCCTATTTcgcacacattttttttcttccacaaagtATCCTTGGGTCAGGTTTTTTGCCGCTTGGGTGAGCACTCAGATATATATTACGCCTTACTTTGCTGGTATTCTGTAGTGGAAATAACAAAACGGGAGGTAGTAATAATGAGGCCAGCGACAGATAGCATGTCAATGTGATACAGGTAACTATAACTGGATAATCGATAGAGGAAGTGACGATTAAATGAGTGAGAAGTGAAAACGGCATGTGGCGATAGTTTCGGCATAAGTGGTTGTCCTTGGCCGAGGGAGCTTCATCTCGATGCTTCTTTTATAGCTATCGGAATCCAGTTTTACACTAGCTCCGTGGAAAAAATCTGTGGTACTCGAGATTTCTCGATATATGTAGCAGAGAAGGCTAAAAGAAACGAACGGAAGAAGCTGATTCACACAAAGGCTGCTACTTGAGTCGCCGTTGAAGTGAGTTCTTGGATCAGGGTATGGATGCAGCCAAGTGAATATgttagaaagaattttttctgcaataatACACGCTAAGGGTCAAAATAATTcgctcacagaaaaaaagtgaaggcaCAGACTGAGATGAAGATGTGGAAATGGGGCAGAAACcagtaacaataaaataatttataattgttGTCCATATAACAGTCATAACTTTTGTTGgtcgttatttttttccaaattttaacCTTTATTGCGCATGCTCAATTATAGATAACTTTGCAAGACTAaccatttcatttcgtttggtTCATTTCGAAATGAAACGAGTCTTTTGTTTTGACCAATTTCTTgtcacttcttctttttgcgtCTAGTTTGACACTGAACGGACAGACACCATTCAATGTTTTGATGTTAGAAAGAGAACAGGCGAGTCCTGTAGGTTCTTGACATATTGGAGAAGATGTTTTCTACCAAATCAATCACATTCAACATGGATTGTCGATGGTCGCTAGCACAACAAGTTTGAACAACACTAGAACAAAAGCGTTTACGTACCTTCCAAAATGTGCAAACATGACTGTCCTTTCTTCCCACTACGCAAGAAAAGCAGTGTACGGTTAATGATTTGAGTTTAAGTGCTGCGCTCAGGAGATGACATCTCGGCGCATGATGTTCTGCAGTAACCTAGCTCCAtacaaggaagaaatgagaagaacgGGACGTTTGAGGACAAGCCTAAGCGCGCTCTAATTACAACGAATGTGTGCATAGGTGCTAACAAGGCCCGTCCGTGATCTACGTATGCTATAGTCGAAtcaaacgacataaagcaagggacagttgcgtaagcgattgcgctgGAAGCGACGCTGTGGAGATTGCGGTTGGAATCAATGTGgtaccatcgcgaactgcaacgactAGCACTGCTAGTGCGGGTCcctcctcgatcctaaccgctacgcttcaccgcgccgcttcgagcgcagccgcctacgcaactgcattgtgcttcatatcgttctgGTCCTACTATATTCTGCTCTTTTAGTAGTATGCATGATAACGTTTGTGGAACCGTTCCTTactaccgttttttttttaaatcagttCATAGTTGCTCATACCGTTAGcatcgaatgtgttcaaccgaggAACCTCGCAAAGCGCCTTCGATTAGGGTCGAGCATAGGAGTGTAGATCAAATACAGAAAAGTGCGCGTTGAAGCGGATGGTTCGCCTCCAGCCGGACTACAGACTGTTAGGAGAGTTCTAGCAATTCGAAACCAACTGTTCTCTTGCGCAATCGAACGGGATCACATCCTGTGGAAATAGTAAGAAGGTACGCTTACTACTCTTTCAATTTAAGTACTAGTTTCTCAACTCCTGATTCTCTTACTAAGCTGGTAAGCTATGTACAGCCAAAGGAAATAAGATCTCATGCTGACAGCAGAGTATTTCGACGAATGTGCATTCCTCCTATTCGTTGTTACTGCGCCTTTCTCTGTGAAATGTCCCTGAAACCGCTGTCCATATTCTTGAAGTTTCCTTCATGCAGAAACAATAAGACGTGAATCATCGGATCTTCACAGCGCGTCCTTTAAACCACGACCTTGCAATTTTGGAAGAATCTTCCACCACGGTCACAGAATTACGTCCACAGTGCACAAAGTAATCGTGTCGGATAGGGATGAAACgcgctgaaaacaaaaacacatacAGAGGTCAAGGTTTAGAGGTCTAGTAAGAAGACTAACATTCCTTATGGCTCAtacaagttattttttttgtagcagtTAACGTGAGTAATAAGTAACAAGAATATATATTAAGCAATGCTTTTTTTACTTGCCATTCTGTCTTCTATATCCAGTTTGTCACATCAATCACTGTAGTGCCTAATGGCATAGATTGAAACCCCATGGAACAATGAATTTTATAGTTTCTACAGATGGTGTTGACAGAAAACATCGCTACATTATTCGAAGAAAGTTTCTGTTGATGTGGTAATTGATGTGTGATTATTGTAATTGGAAATAGGACGAAGAGACTGGTTTGAAACTGAGTTGTGTTCAGGACATAGCAACGTACTATGGTAACAAAAGATGGATTGGAGAATTTGGTTTGTGTTTGGAGCAATCTTCTGATTCTACTCCTtctaaatcaaattaaatgaaCTAAGTTTACTCCAActgccaagaaaaaaaagcggaaaaaacaAAGTAGCTTTGAAGATACACATATATATCTCATAGCACATCGTGTATTACCCTATCTCTTTCAAAATCATCTAGTAATCTAAGTTGCATTTTTCACTAGGCAAATATTGAATTCAAGCGACTAGTTCAAGTGTGCACCATTTATTTAGTGTCAATAGATCGCCAAAATGTGTCAATAATAGTCCTGCTTTGATGACCGACTCGAAAAAAACTGCGAGAACGAAAGCGGCTCACCTGGGAGGTGCGTGGTGACGGCCGTTACGTGATCGAAGGCAGATCTTCATATTGTTAAATGATGCATGAATATCTGGCAAGCAATATGAATGCGCATGACCTCTTCTTTTTGGTGAATGGGGAAACAAAGGGCTTACTTCAGCTGGGAATCGATCGGTGAAGGTAGATTCACAGCAATCAAGTTGCAGTTGTGGCGTCCGTTTATCCGAAGTAGGCAACTGGAAAACCAGTGGCGGCGGATACCAGTTATGTCGCAGAAAGAGATAAATCGGCGGCAGTGGCAGCGCAGCAAACAGTGCTGTCCTTTCACTACCTTCTGAGGTGAGTGGTCGTCTGGAAATGGCAGGTTCCGACCATGAGCTGCCCGAGACGGTTACGCTACTGCGGACAAGTGTAATTGCCCATGCTGCGACTGAGTGGCAGCAGGTGGCGACGACTACAGTAGTACTGCCAGCAGCGCAGCGACGATGCCATGCGGTGCTGGCCCGCACACTCGGGATCATCGCTCTTGTCCACACAGCTTAACTCTGTTGTCGCCAACAAGCGATCACCAGTTTACGCTACGGTGATGGGTGAATGAAGTGGACGTCAACTGGCTTATGGCCGCCTACTTGCTATAGCCACAAATGCGATGACCTGTCGATGACGTCATGAGGGTCGGGCGAATGAAATCCACGGATAACAAAAACATTCGCGAGACAAAAAGAGGGAAATTAAACTGCGTACGAGGTAATTATGTGGAACTAGTCAGTAAAGTCAAATTTTCACGGCGATTGGGAGATTGTATAGATAATAGAGAAGTGTTTATTGGTCaggaataggaagaaaaaggaaagaagaatgacGATTTTCTCATGCTAGGAGATGAGTTTGTTTTAGTGGTTCTGAGCGGTCGTCAAATGATATGTTTCGTTTATTGTCATGAACCATTtaagaataataattgaatttgaataagaaagacaaatttctattttgtatTCACCGATggttttcaatatttcattcTTACATTGACAATTCATTTATGTGATGTTTTAGTCTTAATGGAACCTGGATTGAGAGGGAAACCTTTTGATAGTGATTAGGCTGCTGATTTTTAATGAAGGATAAGAGCTGGAACAACAGACTGCTGTAATCGAAAAGCTCGTGCAACTTGGGTACATTCTATATTTACTCGCCAATAAATTAGCTTTCAACTATATGAGTAAGCTGATGAGTAAGAGGAAGGAATGATGActaagaagataaaaaaagaataaagggcCGTTCTGCTCTGCCTTTCGGGTCACACTAAGACCGATAAGCACTGAGGGGCGGAGAGCTCACCTTGGAAAACCCGACCCACcaaaatgaagaattgaaGCGAATTGTTAGAGAGAGAAAGACAGAGAAAATTAAATTGCTTAAAGGTTCAGTCGTTGACATGTATCCACGAACATATTTCTGACAATTTAATAACAACGATATTTTCAATTGAAGAAGTAGGTTTTGTAGGTCAAACGACTGCCGCTGTCTTATGTTAGACGTCATTTGTACTACACTATACCATATTTGTGTACTTCtgaatcaatttttaaaagtcgAACAATTCGATTGAATGTGGAGGTCGATCGCACTCATTAGTATGAATATTCTAAGAAGTCATTCGAACGATTACATGTTGTCATCCTATCCATCATAGTTATCACAACTATACTAGTGCTTTACTTGAGGAAAAAACGGACATGCACTTCAAATTCACAACAAAAAGGGAAAACTTGGCATACAAAAGGTCGAGAGAGTCGAattcaaaggaaatatttgtgtGGTCCAAGTAGTCGAGTATTCGGAAACTCTTGAGTATAACTGTTTTGAAACCGtcttttcaaatgatttaGGATACGATTGCCTCTTTTTTCCGAACAGTCAAAGAATAATTCGATAAGGTTCTCGCCCACCCACCCAATCAGAGTCACagccataggtgcgatagggagaagccgaaccctcctcaggtgaagggggtttagctcatggggtgcagctcaagtgaagggggtcttttCGCCAACCAcctaaaagtgaaggggggtaatttcgcctacccttcaaaagtgaaggaggtcccttccccaaccgttcaaaagtgaagggggtcagagcaccggctccgactatcgcatgtggGACGTGTCAAGGTCACAGCTATGGAAGGACTTGGGTTCACCACcataaaaagttagaaatATTCCCGTGTGTTTTCAAAAGAGGAAGGAAGGACAGATGGCTTTGAAATGTCGACCTCCATGGAATGTTTATAGAACCTCCTTTCCAACTATTGCTTCTGCAGCGTACAAAAAAAGGACTGCGTTCCATAAATGCTACGCAAAAATAGCTCTCAGCGATGATCCTTGGACTCGTGCAAGCGAAAGTGCATCACAGGGGCGTGTCAAGCACTACACATTCGTAGCTGGTCTCCGAGTGATCTCAACAGCTGACGGATGCGATCCAATCTCATTGCAAATGTACGATTAGGGCAGACAGCAAAACCAGTGAAGTTACCGTCAAGAATAGAGATAGCGTTTAACAAAAGGGTTGAGTGTGATTGGAAACGTTCGAGCATTGTTCGATGTGTTTCTAAGAAGAATTCGTCGACGAATTATCGATGACAAATTCGGCGTTTGGGAGAAATACGAACTAGAAAGTGACAACGAACGTTTATGGGGAAAGCAGTTTTCTGCTGACGGTTCCACAATGCAAAGTGCAATGAAAAGTGAAGTAGTGGTGCCGAAAGCATTCTCTCCAATATTACAACAGTCTGGCTTTAGCGAGCGAGAAAAATTACGTGTCGACGATGCGAGTCTCATTGTGATAAAGTGCGCTAAAGATTGTTGTGATTGTACAAAGAGCCTCACGCATGTCTTCGTGCATAAGGCTCTTAAGCTAGAGAATTATAAAGACGTCCCTCCGACTGCGCTACCCCCTCCATTTTCGCAAGAGCTTTTCTTCCTACATGCTAATTGCAGCCTTTCGTTTTTTGCATCTCTATTTCCATATAAATTGCTATTCACTGCTGAAAATAAAGAGGTATTCACTAGAATGCACGCAGTTTATGCGGAATATCGCGGGGGGAAAAACGATAGTTCATAACCGTACTGAAACCGGATGACATTGAGAGGATGGTAATTTACGAACCGGATGTTGGGGAAAACAGTGGGATAGGGAGAACAAACGCGCGAAGCACAACGAAGGCAGACAACGAACAGCAGAACTGTGACGAAGGTgaaagcagcagcagcagcaaagTGTCTGGCCAGCGAACAATGCATTGACAAGACAAACAATGCAGTCTGATGCAGAAAACGAAGGCCACACACGCACCTGCTGCTGAAGAGGTGACAAGGCAAAGAGCATGGCGCGTCAGATCTGGTCCACCACAACCCGACGACCCTCAGCTGACAGCTGCTCACCGAGATCTGTCCAGTTCTGTGTGATCTTCGAAAGAACACTGGTTTTACcaacatcgttctcttttgaGCTCTATAGaacataaaaaaggaagaagaagaaggatctAAGAAAGGGAAGTTTGCTTTGGGATTTGAAGTCCGTATGTAGTCGATTGAAGTGCTTCGCTCCGAATAGCAGCTACCTGTTCGGTTGCTGAagcgtttttctttgataagcCATACTACAGCTCACCTCATTGTTCCTCACAAGTTCCATATCACTCTTAGATCGGCAGTCTCGATATTGGGACACTAAACATAGCACTTTTCACTCATAGAGAGAGAGATTCcgaattttttcagttctgaCTTTCAAGGATTAGTTGAGCACTAAAGCTGTACACATACCATAATGAAATGGGCCCATAGGATAAAAGTAAccgaaaaatgtggaaattcGTATTTCTAAGAGGTATATAAACGGGAGTTTTTCGCACGATTGAACGACAACTAAGAAAAGTTCATCACGTTCACAAAACCTGTATTATACCGGCATGTGAGACATAGCTCCACGGTAAATTCCAGGCTCTTCAGGTCAACCACTGCAGACTGACTGTCCTATTCACGTAAGCTGTCCGTTAAGTGAAACGTTAACGTTGTTACTTCAATAAGTGCAGAAATCTAGTTGACCTTGAGAACAATGACGATGATAGAGCAAGAGAAGCAGTGGATCTGACAGTGAGAGACCACTCTGCTGCTTTTTAGTGTCGATTTCTGGATAGTGAACGCGAGAAACGGGGACAGATGAACACGAGGCTTTGTCGTGGCAGAATGGCGAGACTGGGTGCTTTATTGCGGCTGCGATCGAAAGAGGCAACGTGAGACCTAATGGATGGTGGTGATTCTGAacgaatttgttgaaaaactgTAAGAATAAGGCAGGTGAATCATAGAAATACTTCGTGCGCGGCTGACGCCAGCCGGCTCGCCGTCACATCGTGGCGCTCATGCATTCGTTACCGAATGCGTTCGgcgaaaagtagaaaaattgtcTGAATTGGATGCTTAGTTAGTCCGTGACTCGTCAAACTGGGAATATACGTTTGTTCTGACAGCCCAACAGTATAATGGACTAACAGGAGTGGACAAATATAATTACTCtcaaacttaaaggcatcaccccacgaatctgaggtggtgcggatttcaggatgagtattcgtatacgggatgggagactatggagagggggcgattccatccatttcttcccaattgtcgtaaaaaaacggcccggaagatgcggcgccgcacaaggctggctcgCTCCAgacgaactccttgtagaaaatactgcgccagaaagcctgaagccgtatcttccgggccgttttttacggcaattaggaagaaatggacggaatcacccccctctccatagtctcccatcccgtattcgaatactccacctgaaatccattccacctcagattcgtggagtgatgcctttaaagctgcGATGGATGGTAGAAATCTCAGTGCTGAAATGGTCCTTTTCAAGCTATAAAATTAacgaatttttagaaaataaaataataagtagtgagagaagctttaaaaaaactcagtTAGGGAAAAAAACCAAGGGACCCTCGGTGTAAAGGAAACACAATTTTATGAAAGGAATTCCTTAAGATTCTGTTTCCTGCGAACCCTAGGCCCCTCGAACGCGAAACTCTTGGATCAAAAGGAGGACGTGGTTAGGTCAGTAACGATCACAACAACAACCACATACCGACGAGGCAATTTCACCGCGACGTAAAGAACAGGAGCCCCATAATCTCGGTGAGAATCCCATCGAATTAAAGAAATGCTTTTTCTGCTATTCCGAGTAGGATCAATAGGAAATCGAT
The Necator americanus strain Aroian chromosome I, whole genome shotgun sequence genome window above contains:
- a CDS encoding hypothetical protein (NECATOR_CHRI.G3011.T1), which gives rise to MIPSVRASTAWHRRCAAGSTTVVVATCCHSVAAWAITLVRSSVTVSGSSWSEPAISRRPLTSEGSERTALFAALPLPPIYLFLRHNWYPPPLVFQLPTSDKRTPQLQLDCCESTFTDRFPAEVSPLFPHSPKRRGHAHSYCLPDIHASFNNMKICLRSRNGRHHAPPSAFHPYPTRLLCALWT
- a CDS encoding hypothetical protein (NECATOR_CHRI.G3013.T1): MALKCRPPWNVYRTSFPTIASAAYKKRTAFHKCYAKIALSDDPWTRASESASQGRVKHYTFVAGLRVISTADGCDPISLQMYD
- a CDS encoding hypothetical protein (NECATOR_CHRI.G3012.T1); protein product: MIPSVRASTAWHRRCAAGSTTVVVATCCHSVAAWAITLVRSSVTVSGSSWSEPAISRRPLTSEGSERTALFAALPLPPIYLFLRHNWYPPPLVFQLPTSDKRTPQLQLDCCESTFTDRFPAEIFMHHLTI